AAAGTCGGTCAGCGCGGGGGTTTTTCCCTTTCTCTGCACAACACTGTGCGGGAGTAGCTCAGCTGGTAGAGCACTACCTTGCCAAGGTAGATGTCGCGAGTTCGAATCTCGTCTCCCGCTCCATTCCTCACCCCCCACCCTCTACAGGTGGGGGCTTTTTTGTGGGCTGTTACTGGATGGTGATGCTGGCAGCATCGAACGTCGGTGCAGGGTACTGCGGGTTCATGTCTTCCAGGGTGTCGACCAGAATTTGGCTGATCAGGAGGTTGCGAAACCACTTGCGATCCGCGGGAATCACGTACCAGGGGGAGGCTGCAGTGCTGGTGGTCAGGGCGGCCTCGTAGGCCTGGGTGTAGTCGTCCCAGCGGGCGCGTTCCTCCAGATCGCCGGGGTTGAATTTCCAGTGCTTGCTGGGATTGTCCAGTCGGGCCTGAAGCCGCGCCTTCTGCTCCTCGGGGCTGATGTGCAGGTAGAACTTGACGATGCGGGTGCCCGAATCGGTGAGCAGCGACTCGAAGGCACGGATATGTTGCAGGCGGCGTTCCGCCTCCTGGTCGTCAATCAGGCCGTGGATGCGCGTGACCAGAACGTCCTCGTACTGGCTGCGGTTGAACACCCCCACCATGCCGTGGCGGGGGGCACGGGCGTGGATGCGCCACAGGAAATCGTGGGCGCGTTCCTCCTCGGTGGGCACCTTGAAGTTGCTGACCTGCACGCCGTTGGGGTTAAAGGCCCCGACCACCTTCTTGACGGTGCCGTCCTTGCCGCCCGCGTCGCGTGCTTGCAGGACCATCAGGAGCGCCTGCTGGCCCTCGGCGTACAGGCGTTCCTGAAGATCGGCGAGGCGGGTCAGCAGGCCGGGCAGGCGGGCCTGACCTTCTTCCTTGCTGAGGCCGCCGTTGTCGTCGGTCGCCCAGTCCTTGAGGTGAACGGCCTGCCCAGGGGCCACGCGGTAGCGGTCGGGATTCATGCCGGAGGCTAACACGTGGCCCCTTCAGACCGAACTCAGCCCAGGGCAACGGCGCGGTCCGCGATTTCCTCCCACTCGATGGCGGTCTGGCGGCCCGCGTCGAATTCGGCGGTCAGTTCCTCGTGCAGGGCGCGCAGGCCGGGGTGGGTCTTGGGCAGCTCGACGCCCGTATGTCCTCTGATCAGGAAGATCAGACCCGCCAGGCCGCTGTCCTTGGTGAGGCTGAGGTCCAGGGGTCGCCCCAGCAGGCGCGGCACGTCGAAGGGGGCGTACATCGGCCAGAACTTGTTCAGCCCGTCGGCATGGATGCCCGCGCGGGTGCGGTGGGCGTCGCGGCCATAGAGGGGGTACTTGGCGGGCACGCCCTGGCCCAGCCGTTCGTACAGGTCCGCCAGCGCATTGAGGGCGTGGTAATCGGGCTGGCCGGGCAGCAGATTCAGGCCGAGCAGGTGCAGCAGCACGCCTTCCAGCGGCGCGTTGCCGGTGCGCTCGCCCTTGCCCAGCAGGGTGCCGTTGATGGCCGCGCAGCCTGCCAGCACGGCCGAGAGGCAGTTGGCGACCACCAGATGCGTGTCGTTGTGCGGGTGAAACTCCAGCCGCTCGCCGGGAAGACCTGCCGCGAGCAGTTCGCGGATCATGCCGGGCACGCTGCGGGGCCAGGCCACCCCCTCCAGCGGGAGGCCAACGCCCATCGTGTCGCACACCCGGAACTTGGGGGCCTGCGCCTCGCCGTAGGGTGCGCTCAGCTCCTGCACCGCCGCCACGAAGGGCAGGATGAACTCGCGGGGCGCGCGGGTGGCATCTTCCAGATGGAGGCGGGGCCGCAGCCCGGCATCCAGCACGGCCTGCACCGCGTCCAGATAGGTCCGGGCCGCCTGGGCGCGGCCTCCCGGCGTGAACTTGAAAAAGGTGTGGTAGTCGCTGGCGCTGGCGAGCATGCCCGTCTCGCGCACGCCCAGGCCCGCCACCAGCTCGGCGTCCCGGCGTGTGGCGCGAATCCAGGTGGTGGGTTCCACCGGGTGCCCGGAGCGCCAGCGTTCCAACGCGCCTTCCAGCATGGCGCGGTCGGCGGGGCGGTACACGAAGAACTCGGCCTGCCGCAGGGCACCGGAGTTCCCGGTAAACGCCCCCATCAGCTCGTAAATCGCCAGCCCGTCCGCCGCCGTGAGCGGCAAGCCGCCCTGCTGGCCGTCGCGGTGGGTGGTTTCGGTCGTCCAGGCCAGGGGGGGCAGAGTGGCCGGCCGCGCGCCTTCCTCCCACACCACCTGGGGAAAGCTGTCCGGGGGAAACGCGGCGGGAAAGAGGTCGGGCCGGGCCACATCGGTCACGGGGGTATCGGGGGTCATGGCCGCACGGTAAACCTGTCAATCTTTACCGTCAATCTTGATGGAAGAATCAATGTTAGGCTGAGACGCATGTCCTCTCCTGTCCCGACCCTGACCACCGCCGAGGCGGCCGCCCGGCTGGGGGTGAAACCCGCGACCCTGTACGCCTACGTCTCGCGTGGCCTGATTCGCAGCGAACCCGGCCCCCCAGGAACCCGCGAGCGGCGCTATCACGCCGGGGACGTGGAGAGGCTGGTGCAGCGGCAGGGGGCGCGGCGGGACCCCGAGGCCGCCGTGCGCGCCGCGAGCGAGGAGGCGGTGCAGGGTGCCCTCGCCTGGGGTGCGCCCGTGCTGGACAGCGCCCTGACCCGCATCGCGGACGGCACGCTGAGCTACCGGGGCCGGGACGTGGCGGTGCTGGCCGACACCGCCACGGTGGAGGAGGTCGCCGCGCTGCTGTGGACGGGCGACGCGGGGGGCTGGAAGCACCTGCCCCTGCGCGCCCGGCTGACGCTGGCCCCGCTGCCCCGGGCCGCCACGGCACTGGAAGCGCTGGGCCTGGCCCTGGTTCATGCAGGAGCACACGACCTTGCCGCCCTGGACGCGCGGCCCGGGGCGCAGGCGGCGGGGGCGGGCCGCGTCCTGAATCTGCTGTACGGCACGCTGGAGCGGCACCTGGGGCGGCCCCCGGCCCCCGACCTGCCGCTGCACGCCCGGCTGGCCCGCGCCTGGGGGGTGGGACCGGACGCGGCCGACCTGCTGCGCCGCGCGCTGGTGCTGCTGGCCGACCACGAGCTGAACGTGAGCGCCTTTACCGCGCGGGTGGCGGCGGGGGGTGGAGCCAGCCTGCACCACACCACACTCGCGGCGCTGGCGGCGGTGCAGGGACCGTGGCATGGCCTGGCGAGTGCGGCGGCCCACGACCTCCTGCGCGCGGCGCTGAACTCCGGCCCGGCGGCAGCCCTGCGCGACGCCACCCGCCGCCATGCCCACCCGCCCGGCTTCGGCCACCGCCTCTATCCGGAGGGCGACCCCCGCGCCCGCGCCCTGCTGGGGGCGCTGCACGCGGCGCAGCCCGCGGCCCCCGCCGTGCAGGCCGCCCTGGCCCTGGCCGACCACATGCGCGGGGAGACGGGCGAGGCCCCGAACGTGGACCTGGCCCTGGCGACGCTGGCGCAGACGCTGGGTCGTCCGGCAGAGGACGCCGTGACCCTGTTCGCCCTGGGGCGCGTGCCGGGCTGGCTGGCCCACGCGCTGGAGGCGCGGGCGGGGGGGCAGATTATCCGGCCCCGTGCCCGCTATGTGGGGAAGCGGGAGGGGTAGAGATCAGGTCGCTTCCGCCCGCCGCTCGCGGACGAGCCTGAAGGCCTGGCCCCCCAGCAGCGCCACCAGCGCCGCCCCGGCCAGCGCCACCCCCAGCGCGGCGGGCAGGCCGACCTGTCCGGCGATGAAGCCGATGGCGGGCGGGCCGAGCAGGAAGCCCGCGTAGCCGATGGTGGCGACCTGCGCGATACCGCGTCCGGCCAGGGCGTGTCCCGCCGTGCCGTACAGCACCGGCACCACGTTGCTGAGGCCCAGCCCCGACAGCGCGAAGCCCAGCGTGGCGGGGAGCGGGTCGCGCACCAGCAGCGCCAGTGCCAGGCCCAGGGCAGTCAGCAACGCGCCGCCCCGCACCGTCACCTCGTCGCCCAGGCGGGTGCGGACGCGGTCCCCGAACCAGCGGCCCAGCGTCATTGCCGCGACGAAAGCCGCGTAGCCGATGCCCGCCTGACCCCCCGCCAGCCCCAGCACGTCGCGGAAGTACAGCGCCGTCCAGTCGTAGTTGGCCCCCTCCGCGAGCATTCCCAGGAAGCACAGGCTGCCCAGCAGCAGCGCGGCCGGACTCAAGCCGGGGCGGGCGGGGGAGGCGCTCTGTTCCGCTGCGTCCCGCGGCTCCGGCAGGTCGGGCAGCAGCAGGCGGCCTGCCAGCAATCCGGCGAGCGTGGTCACGGCCACCACCAGCGCGCCGTGAACCAGCAGCGGCACCCGGCCCACCAGCAGGGTGCCCAGCAGCGCGCCCAGCACGCCCCCCAGGCTGAAGTAGGCGTGCAGGCGGCTCATGATGGGCCTTCCCAGCCGCCGCTCCACCGTCACGCCCTGAGCGTTCATCGCCACGTCCAGCACGCCGTTCAGCGCCCCCAGCAGGGCCAGCGCCAGCACCAGCGTCCACAGGTTCGGGGCGAGCAGCGGCAGCAGCAGCGCCAGCATCGTCAGCACCACGGCCAGGCGCGTCACCCGGTCACTCCCGAACCGCGCCGTCCAGCCCCCCGTCAGCGGCATGCTGATCAGGCTGCCCACCGCGACCGCCAGCAGCGCCGTGCCGACCTGCACCTCCGACAGCTCCAGCCGGTCGCGCACGGCGGGAATGTTCACGGCCCAGGTGGCAAAGAGGGTGCCGTTCGTCAGGAAGACGAGGCCCAGCGCCCGCCGGGCGGCTTCGGCCTGGGGGCGGGCGGGCGGTGTGGAGGAGAGGGGCAGGTCAGTCATGGGCACTCCCGGAAGGCGACAGGGGAATCTGAAACGATTCAGATACCTTTCCCATACGCTAGCATCTGCCCATGCCCGCCGCCAAGCCGCCCGCCCGCCGCGTCACCCTGCGTGATGTGGCGGCGCGGCTGGGGGTGTCTGCGGCGACGGTCAGCAACGCCTACAACCGCCCCGACCAGCTCTCGCCCGAACTGCGCGAGCGGGTGCTGGGCGCGGCGCGCGAACTGGGCTACGGCGGCCCCGACCCCCTGGCCCGCAGCCTGCGCCGGGGGCGAACGGGCGTGATCGGCGTCGTGTACGATGCCCCGCTGGCCTACGCCTTTGCCGATCCGGCGGCGGCACTGTTTCTGGGCAGCGTGACGCAGGCCCTTCAGCAGGCGGGGTTGAACCTGCTCCTGCTCGCCAGCCCGGAGGGGGGCCAGCCGGTCCGGACCGCCAGCGTGGACGGCTTTATCGTGTACTGCGCCGCCGAGGGCCACGAGCTGCTGCGGGCGGTGCTGGAGCGCGGGCTGCCCACCGTGCTGGTCGACCAGACGCCCCAGCCCCACGCCGCGCAGGTCGGGATCGACGACGCGGGGGGGGCCTCTGCGGCAGCCCGCCACCTGTG
This DNA window, taken from Deinococcus carri, encodes the following:
- a CDS encoding polyphosphate kinase 2 family protein, with product MNPDRYRVAPGQAVHLKDWATDDNGGLSKEEGQARLPGLLTRLADLQERLYAEGQQALLMVLQARDAGGKDGTVKKVVGAFNPNGVQVSNFKVPTEEERAHDFLWRIHARAPRHGMVGVFNRSQYEDVLVTRIHGLIDDQEAERRLQHIRAFESLLTDSGTRIVKFYLHISPEEQKARLQARLDNPSKHWKFNPGDLEERARWDDYTQAYEAALTTSTAASPWYVIPADRKWFRNLLISQILVDTLEDMNPQYPAPTFDAASITIQ
- a CDS encoding pyruvate carboxyltransferase gives rise to the protein MTPDTPVTDVARPDLFPAAFPPDSFPQVVWEEGARPATLPPLAWTTETTHRDGQQGGLPLTAADGLAIYELMGAFTGNSGALRQAEFFVYRPADRAMLEGALERWRSGHPVEPTTWIRATRRDAELVAGLGVRETGMLASASDYHTFFKFTPGGRAQAARTYLDAVQAVLDAGLRPRLHLEDATRAPREFILPFVAAVQELSAPYGEAQAPKFRVCDTMGVGLPLEGVAWPRSVPGMIRELLAAGLPGERLEFHPHNDTHLVVANCLSAVLAGCAAINGTLLGKGERTGNAPLEGVLLHLLGLNLLPGQPDYHALNALADLYERLGQGVPAKYPLYGRDAHRTRAGIHADGLNKFWPMYAPFDVPRLLGRPLDLSLTKDSGLAGLIFLIRGHTGVELPKTHPGLRALHEELTAEFDAGRQTAIEWEEIADRAVALG
- a CDS encoding citrate synthase family protein, producing MSSPVPTLTTAEAAARLGVKPATLYAYVSRGLIRSEPGPPGTRERRYHAGDVERLVQRQGARRDPEAAVRAASEEAVQGALAWGAPVLDSALTRIADGTLSYRGRDVAVLADTATVEEVAALLWTGDAGGWKHLPLRARLTLAPLPRAATALEALGLALVHAGAHDLAALDARPGAQAAGAGRVLNLLYGTLERHLGRPPAPDLPLHARLARAWGVGPDAADLLRRALVLLADHELNVSAFTARVAAGGGASLHHTTLAALAAVQGPWHGLASAAAHDLLRAALNSGPAAALRDATRRHAHPPGFGHRLYPEGDPRARALLGALHAAQPAAPAVQAALALADHMRGETGEAPNVDLALATLAQTLGRPAEDAVTLFALGRVPGWLAHALEARAGGQIIRPRARYVGKREG
- a CDS encoding MFS transporter produces the protein MTDLPLSSTPPARPQAEAARRALGLVFLTNGTLFATWAVNIPAVRDRLELSEVQVGTALLAVAVGSLISMPLTGGWTARFGSDRVTRLAVVLTMLALLLPLLAPNLWTLVLALALLGALNGVLDVAMNAQGVTVERRLGRPIMSRLHAYFSLGGVLGALLGTLLVGRVPLLVHGALVVAVTTLAGLLAGRLLLPDLPEPRDAAEQSASPARPGLSPAALLLGSLCFLGMLAEGANYDWTALYFRDVLGLAGGQAGIGYAAFVAAMTLGRWFGDRVRTRLGDEVTVRGGALLTALGLALALLVRDPLPATLGFALSGLGLSNVVPVLYGTAGHALAGRGIAQVATIGYAGFLLGPPAIGFIAGQVGLPAALGVALAGAALVALLGGQAFRLVRERRAEAT
- a CDS encoding LacI family DNA-binding transcriptional regulator, encoding MPAAKPPARRVTLRDVAARLGVSAATVSNAYNRPDQLSPELRERVLGAARELGYGGPDPLARSLRRGRTGVIGVVYDAPLAYAFADPAAALFLGSVTQALQQAGLNLLLLASPEGGQPVRTASVDGFIVYCAAEGHELLRAVLERGLPTVLVDQTPQPHAAQVGIDDAGGASAAARHLWELGHRQIGVLCLELGPERHAGPVTPRREAALAYRTTAERLRGYREGAAGATLHLVETAQNTPEDGEAAALDLLRRHPDITALLCMSDVLAHGALRAARHLGLRVPADLSLIGFDDLPSSAALNLSTVWQPTADKGRHVGEAVLALLSGERPPDVTLPTRLVVRGTTAEGRRQMAEG